In a genomic window of Vicia villosa cultivar HV-30 ecotype Madison, WI unplaced genomic scaffold, Vvil1.0 ctg.001302F_1_1, whole genome shotgun sequence:
- the LOC131634461 gene encoding uncharacterized protein LOC131634461, giving the protein MEELCAKGLFAIFKGYGLMLEVAIPPKRDNKGSRYGFVRFRKVNNERELAIKLDNIFISERKLYANIPRFNRVRKDYVKVDQVGVDAKGVAEVTYKEDGYREDDKNNKARRGETSYVNMVKGNMGNDIRFMEGQGKNIKAQEKERNILWWCGREKMSRFAHLQINIEEAEMSRFEKAYVGVVETSGITYNIQEAFHTEGYFKVKATPLGVNLCLLEKHEEGETKALIEEAKDWVGQLFSDIHPWSPGDVDNERLTWMRGYELPCHAWYPKVFEFISSLVGIYVCSDDETREHKRMDVARFLVRTKYSLVLNETINVEINDQVYQIKLVKDMHGPKRIIVPNECNKDDPSEDSNSEEKDGEDSAWNEKEEHESEG; this is encoded by the coding sequence ATGGAGGAGCTTTGTGCAAAGGGACTTTTTGCAATTTTCAAAGGATATGGTTTGATGTTGGAGGTGGCAATACCGCCAAAAAGAGACAACAAGGGCAGTAGATATGGCTTTGTGAGGTTTAGGAAGGTGAACAACGAAAGAGAATTAGCAATCAAGCTGGATAACATATTCATCAGTGAAAGAAAACTCTATGCAAATATACCTAGGTTTAACAGAGTTAGAAAGGATTACGTAAAAGTTGATCAAGTTGGGGTGGATGCGAAGGGTGTAGCGGAAGTCACGTACAAGGAGGATGGTTATCGTGAAGACGATAAGAACAACAAAGCAAGAAGAGGAGAAACATCATATGTCAATATGGTAAAAGGAAATATGGGAAATGACATAAGATTTATGGAAGGACAAGGGAAGAATATCAAGGcacaagaaaaggaaagaaacatattaTGGTGGTGTGGAAGAGAGAAAATGTCGAGATTTGCTCACCTTCAGATTAATATAGAAGAAGCTGAGATGTCAAGGTTTGAGAAAGCTTATGTTGGGGTTGTGGAAACGTCGGGTATAACATACAATATACAAGAAGCCTTCCATACAGAAGGTTATTTCAAGGTAAAAGCCACACCTTTGGGAGTCAATCTTTGTCTGTTGGAGAAGCATGAGGAAGGTGAGACTAAAGCACTTATTGAGGAAGCTAAGGACTGGGTTGGGCAATTGTTTTCAGACATCCATCCCTGGTCTCCAGGAGATGTCGACAATGAAAGGTTAACATGGATGAGAGGTTATGAATTACCATGTCATGCTTGGTACCCAAAAGTGTTTGAATTCATTTCAAGTCTGGTGGGTATATATGTTTGTTCAGATGATGAAACACGTGAACACAAAAGAATGGATGTTGCGAGATTTCTTGTTAGGACCAAATATTCTCTTGTGTTGAATGAAACTATAAATGTGGAAATCAATGATCAAGTTTATCAAATCAAGCTGGTGAAGGACATGCATGGCCCTAAACGCATTATCGTCCCCAATGAATGCAATAAAGATGATCCTTCTGAAGATTCCAATTCGGAGGAAAAAGATGGGGAGGATAGCGCGTGGAATGAAAAGGAGGAACACGAGAGTGAGGGGTGA